Below is a genomic region from Vibrio nitrifigilis.
ATGCCAACTCCATGTTATATCTCTATCGAAGGTCAAACCCAAGGTCTTATCACTGCAGGCGCATGTACAGCAGATTCAATTGGTGACTCTTACGTGGAAGGCCATGAAGATGAAATGCTGGTACAAGAATTTGACCATAGCGTGACTGTTCCAACTGATCCTCAATCTGGTCAGCCTTCTGGTCAGCGCGTACATAAAGCGTTCAAATTTACAGTGTCATTAAATAAAGCCGTTCCACTGCTATATAACGCATTGGCATCGGGTGAAAAAATGTCTTCTGTGACATTAAAATGGTACCGTACTTCTATCGAAGGTAAACAAGAAAACTTCTTCACTACCACGTTAGAAAATGCGTCAATCGTTGATATCCGTTGCGAAATGCCACACTGTCAAGATCCAGCAAAATCTGACTTCACGCAAAACCTAACTGTATCGATGACTTACCGTCAAATCAGCTGGGAA
It encodes:
- a CDS encoding Hcp family type VI secretion system effector — its product is MPTPCYISIEGQTQGLITAGACTADSIGDSYVEGHEDEMLVQEFDHSVTVPTDPQSGQPSGQRVHKAFKFTVSLNKAVPLLYNALASGEKMSSVTLKWYRTSIEGKQENFFTTTLENASIVDIRCEMPHCQDPAKSDFTQNLTVSMTYRQISWEHVNAGTSGADDWRKPVEA